TGAGCACGCAAAGATCAGCCCCTACCTGGTGACCTGGGATGATTTGAGCGATGAAATCAAGGGCTATGACCGCGAGGCGGTGTGTGAATTTCCTTCCCTGCTGTGGACCGCAGGCCTGAAAATCCGATTAAAAAGGAAAACTGCATAATTATATTGGGTTACTTTAATTCCAAGACCCAATCAAACACCCAACGTCAAAAGGAATGACAAATGAAATCAAAAAAACATGGCAGGACGGCCGTCAAGGTGATGCGGGGATGGCTGTTAACAATCAGCATGGTTTTACTTGCGGGCATACTTGCGCTGCCGGCATGGCCTCAAATTATGGCGGGCGCCTTTTCATTTGCCACATCTCCGGCAAAGCCTCTCATCAACAGCATGAAAGCGGCCCAAGGTGTCAAATCATTTGGATTCTGTTCGGGTGTGGGTGGCGTCGCTTTCAACGCTGTCTCTGAATTTACAGATGGAAGCCGGGTGATCGGACTTTCCTATCATCCGAGTGAAACAGATGGACAGCGGTTGCGTATTGTCGTCGAAAAGGAAAAAAGACAGCATACCATCATCTTACCCGTCCATGACTGGATTGCCATTCCGGTTGCAGGATTCGCTGAAGGTGAGCAGGGGGCCATTTTTACGCTTTTTGGTGAACTCCAGGATACTGAAGAAGACAGAAACAGAAAACAGGCTGGCCAACGGATCCTGAATTATCACACGTCATTTAATGACACATTGCTGGGATTGCGTTTGATGCAGGCTGATTTACTGGCTTTCCATAATATTGCACCAGAGAATATTTATGAGAACAATCATCCCATCACAGGTCCTGGTGAACAGCTTCGGGATGTTGATCGCAACCAACGTGATTTCGAAGAGCTCAACAAGATATACCACTCCGGAAATCCTCGCTCCTATGTTATCACCGATGTTGATCAGGGGGTCCGCATACATTTAACCGAAAACAATGAAACTGTTTCTCTTAAGTTCCAGGGCAGGCCTTATTGGGCATGCTGGCGGCTCTCCAAAGACATCGAGGTGATCCAGGAGGAATTTTTGCAACAACCCGATCTTGACGATCAATTCACTCAACGGATGATGGAAAAGATAAGTTCAGGATCTGTCAGGATGGAACAAGGCGTTTCAGAAGAAGAATTCATTCGGCAATTAGGTGCCCAAGAATCTCAAGCAATGCTCGAAGAATACATTGATACCAATTACTTTCAACAATTACCGGATCTCAGCCGCAGCCTTTCAGACCGTATGGCAGCGCTTGAAGGAGGCAATCCGCCTGTTTATCAAGCACTTGTAAAAACAATGCTTTACTCAGCCTTGTTCCGGCACATCAAGGCAGAATCTCCGCAAATTTACAATTCTTTCATGCGCCAGATCTCAGGTGTGCAGCCGGAACCGCAGATTTCAACACCGACAGTCTTAATCCCACCATCGGATTAAACGGGAATCTGGATATGTCTCATAAAACATTTTTTTCATTTTCAAGTCAGGATTCTTTTGTTCCATCCCTGCTTTCACGTATACGAGCACAGGCACTGGATGTGTGGGTATATGCAGATGAAGGAGAAGAGATACCGGGCGGAAAACGGATCGATAAATACTTGCATGATCGGGTCCGCTCCAGTTCGTTATTCATTCCGGTTGTGAGCAAAAACAGCATGAAATCCGTCTACACCCGGATGGAAGTGGCATGTGCATTGGCCTGTCAAGCAGATACCGGCTTACGAATTATCCCCCTGGTCGAAACGTCAGCAGTGGAGATAGATGTTTGGCCTGACCCCTTTTCAGAACTGAGATCGATCCGATACCATGAATTCAATGGAAAACCTGGTCAGCATCCGCAACTTGAGAATGCCGTTGCCCGAATATGTCAGGATATTGCCATTCCGTATGTGGGCATCATTGCCGATACACCCCGGCTACCGCTCATGCAGCGGGTCGAGAACGAACTTGAACATCGGGTGCCCAGGGATAAAGAACGTGCCAACACACTGTACTTCCGGCTGCAGGATGCAGTAAGGCGGTGCAAGGCCGGGCTGGCTGATTCTGACTATGTTCGAGCGGCTAAGGCTATGGAGTATTTCATTGCCATGGCAGAAAACGAGTATGAAGGACTACCGTTCTATTATCCTTATGTGGTCCGGGCGGTTTGTTTGATTGCACTTGGCCGTCTGCCGGAATCTGCCGAACAGTTGACCCTCTTGCGATCACACCCCGAGCAGGAAGAGACCGTGTTCGGAATGCTGGGATATATCCGCCAGGTCCAGGGGCTTTATGCCGAGGCAGCGTCATTGTATCGTGAAGCCCTAAATCGAGATCCTGATGATCCTGCCGCTGCAACCGGTGTCGTGGTGAACGAACTGTTTGCCGGTGAACGGGGGGGAGATATGCGAAAAGCCTGTCATGTGATCAAGACCGGCCATTATCTTTCCGATGACGATCGAGATCAAGCACAAGAAGCTCTGGCGCTTGGTTTGGCAGGGATTGGGGAGAGCGAACAGGCAGCCGAAATTCTATATAAACGGGCAAGTGATCCCCGGGCATCGTCATCAACATCTATCAATCTGGCCAATGTACTGGTTGACATGGAACGGTATACAGCGGCCAGGAATGTATTGATTGAAGCGTTGCAAAAGTGTCCCGATGATGCCCAGCTGGCCCGCCATGCGATGCGGTTCCTGATGGATACCGGTCAGAATCAAGAAGCGGTTTCGATTGCGCAAAAGGCTACAGAACTGATGCCGGATTGCCTGGATGTCTGGTTCGAACGGTTGGTTGTGCAACGGCGGGCTGACCTTGCCGAAGCGTTTTCCACCGCCGAACATCTTGCAGGCATGCTGCCGAAAGACAAAAACGACTACTACTATACGGGCTATGCAAACTGGGTACTGGGCAGATACGAACGTGCATCCTACGATCTCGAACGATCCGGTGAACTGGAAGGCTTCGAGACATTCGACAAACCCTCTTTTTAGTGCCTGACACCTCAGTTTCTGTTAACATAAACAAAAAGTGAGGCGAGGCCCTTGGGTTGCTTGTTTCCCGCTTTCGGGGATTAACTTCAAAACTAAAATTCGAGACAAACCATGAAAAAATGCACCAATCCAAACTGCAATGAAGAACTTGGCCAGGATATCCGTGTGTGCCCCTATTGCGGGCAGGCCCTGGATACTGGACCGGACCGGATCGATGATTACCATATCCTTGAATTTGTGGGTGAAACCGCCACGGGGTCACTGTATCGGGCCAGGCAGGAAGACAGCGGCGCAGAGGTGATGCTGCGGGTCTATGCCGGGGAGATGCCTTTTACAGAAGAGCAGGCCCGCCGCATCGATGCGGAATTAAATGCGGTCAACGCCCTTTCCGATGATGCAATGGTCCGGCATGTGGCTTTCCGGCAGTCTGAACAGGGTCAGTGGTACCGGGTCAGCGAGTGGATCGAAACCGCTTCCTGGGGCGATCTGGAGTCTTCCCGTTTTTTCCGGAACCCCCATAACCGCCGGGAGCAGGTGGATCTGCTCATCAGGATGGCAACCCCGCTGCACCTGCTCCATGAGAGCGGGCGGGTCATGCCGGGATTCTCCTTCGATGACCTGCTGTTGATCCGCCGGAAGGATGGGGCCTGGTCCGTGAAGCTGGACTACAAAATCGGCCCGATTCTGTCGGCAACATCCCTCCCTGCCCGATCCGCCCGGCTGGAAAGGCATCCGGATATCCAAACCAACCGTCACTGGGAAAAACGCAGTGACATCTGGACCCTGGGACGGCTCATGCTGGAACTGCTCGTTGGAACCGATGATTTCGATGACCCCTGCAAGCTGCTGGATGATATCTACCACCGCTTTGATCCTGTTGTCCTGCACCGCAAACTCAGTGGGCTTCTGCGGTCCATGGTGGAAGAAGACCTTTCCCGGCGGACCTCTTCCATGGCCGTGGTGCTCGAAAACCTCCAGGCCATCACGGATGATGACATTGCCAAATGGAACCGGTTTTCCAAAGATCCCCTGAAACAGAAAAAAAGCGCCATGATCCTGAAGCGGCGTATCGGTTTTGCCGCCAGCCTGATCACGCTCCTGGTGATCTCGCTGTTCTTTTACCAGCGCTGGCAGACCCAGAAGGAAACCGAGCGACTGGTGGCACAGAAAACCGGACAGGTGCTGGAACTGATCCAGGATCACCGCCTCAATGTCGATACCGCTGTACAGAAAAGCCTGTCACAGTTCATGGTTTCTTTAGAAGAGACGCTTCCGGAAAACCGGATGGCGGCCCTGGCCGACCAGTATCGCAAATCCATCGCCCTGGTCCTGGTGGCGGGACACCTGGAAATCAACGGAAAAAAAGAAATCAGCCGTTTCGGGACGGGCACCGCATTTCTGGTGTCTTCGGACGGATACCTGCTCACCAACCGGCATGTGGTGTTACCCTGGGATGAAATGACAATCACTCGGGAGGATCAGGAATATACCCTGGAAGAACTGATGGAAATGGTGCGCAATAACGGAGATACGGTACGGCTCGTTCATGATGTTTACCTGTGGTTTGATGGAGACCGGGCATTCCGCACCTTGTCGACAGGGGACGCGCTGGAAGATATTTTCGTGCTTTCCACCGCCTATCACAATCATGCTTCTGCCGGGCAAAAACAGGTACAGATCATGGGGATCACCCCTGAACCCACCCAGATGGACCGCCTGGTCATGGCCCTGTCCAGAACCCCGGACCATGATGACGTGGCCGTGCTGCGGGTATCGTCCGTGCCTGAGGGGGCCGTGCCCATTCCTTTGGGCCGATCCGGTTCACGCACACCCATCCGCAGCGGGGAACCGGTTTTTGCCATGGGATTTCCCTATGGCCATCAGACCATCCAGGGTAATACCGCCATCTCCCGGCAGACCAACGGCACGGTCACACGGATTTTCGAACATGCCATCGCCTTTGATGCAGATATCCATGGCGGCAACAGCGGCGGGCCGGTCATCGACCAGCAAGGGTTTGCCGTAGGCATTGCGACCGCCATCAATTTAGGACTCAGTTCCATGGGTATCGCTCTGCCCATCCAGCAGGCCCATCACCTCCTGGATGCCATCCATGCCGGTGAACCGCAATGGACCGGTATGCCCTTCTATGCGTTTCTCAAAGACCTGGACCTGGCCCGGAAAGCCGCCCTGTCCGGTGATTCACAACAGGCCGCACAAATCATGACATCCCTGCTGAATCGCGCCTCCCACCCGGAACTGTATCTGTGGGCCGGGATTCTTTCAGCAGATTCCGGCCGCCTGACCCCTGAAGCAAAAGCCTTGTTAAGAAAATCCCTGGCCATGAACCCGGATAATGCTTTTATTCAATATCTGTTTTACCGGGATGATTTTCTTGAAGGGATTCCTTCCGAACAGCGGGCGTTCCGGGAGGCCCTTTGCGCGCTGGACTGGCGAAATCCCTATGAGCTGATGGGTTTTCTGGTCCGGATCCTGGAAGAAGAAACGGATGCAGACCATGCCGTGACCATGGGGGACACCCCTGTGGATCAAGCGTTTTTACACTGGGCAGCCGCAGATATGATCAAAACCAAGGAGCACCCGGGATCTCCCGATCACCGCCGCTACCTGCACACCGCATCCCGGCTGGCCCCGCCAGAAACCCACCCGGGATTTCTCATCCATGCGGAAATGCACCAGCCCCATATGGCTGCATCCGCCGGCAGCCAACCTTCCACCGCTCCTCCGACTGCCCCCGGCCAGATCGATCTTCAAAGCCTGATGAGTCAATTCCAGGGAGCAGCCGTGAATAAGGTGCCCCAAGGCCAAAGCGCCTCCCCGCCTGCTCCTGAACCCGGGATACTGTTTGAATCGGCCTTCAAACACACGATCAAAGGAGAATGGACCACCGCCCTCCAGGCAGTGGATCAGTACCTGGCCACCCCCCGCTGGGAAAACGCCAACACCCTGGGCATGGGACTTCTGAAATGCCAGCTCATTGCTTTGCAGCAAGATAACACCTTAGCCCGGGCCGCCCTGCAACAGTTCATCGGACAGACCCGGGATCCCTGGTACCGGACCTTGGCCGAACATCTTCTGAAAAACAGGCCGGCAGAAGAGATTCAGCCCAAAGCATCCACCCTGGAAGAAACCCTGGTTCTGGCCACAGCCCTCGGGCTCCAGTCCGAAGCCTTGGGCAACCCTGAACAAGCGATCCGGCATTACAACGACGGACTGGAGACCGGCCTGATGAATTGGGCCGAACTGCAGCTTTGCCTGGGCCGCCGTGAGGCCCTCCGGGAGGGTGGACAGGCTATGACTGATTAGAAGGAAAACTCCCATGAAAACCATCCGCATTTTCATTTCATCCCCCGGGGATGTCCAGGAAGAAAGAGAAAAAGCCAGAGAAGTGATTCGACGTCTTCAGCGCCGGTATCTGGGACGGCTGGAGCTTTTATCACTGCTCTGGGAAGACTTGCCTTTAAGCGCGGACACCTCGTTTCAGGAAGGCATTGACTGGGTGATCTCCCATGACCGGGGGATTGACATTGCCGTGTTTATTCTCTGGTCCCGGCTGGGATCTCCTCTGGGGAAGAGAATAACAAGAACGGACGGGAGTCTATACCGATCCGGTACAGAGCGGGAATTTGACCTGATGCTTCGGGCCAGGGATGCCTGCCTTGAAAAAGAGGGCCCCGGGCGGCCCCAGATACTGGCCTATTTCCGCAGCGACGAAGAAGGATTCCACAGGATCCAGCGGGGAAAATCCACCCGGGATCTAAAGCAGATGGTGGAACAGCGGGAGCAGGTGGAGCACTTTATCCAGGAGCATTTTTATGATGCAGACACCGGCACCAATATCCGGGCCTTCCATAGTTTTGATGCCCCGGCCACCTTTGCCAACCGGCTGCGTGTCCATTTGCAAAACGTTCTGGATGAAATTGTCAAAGAAAGTGCTGTGCCGGCGCAAGGCTGGGATATTTCGGAAAAAGGCGCTCCCTACCGCGGTCTGGAAGTCTTTGATGTGGCCCATGAACAGATCTTTTTCGGCCGGGAGCAGGAAATTTCCGACATCCAGGTGGCCCTGGACCACCAGGCCAAAGCAGGCCATGCCTTTGTCCTGATCGTGGGGGCATCCGGCTCCGGCAAATCCTCACTGGCCCGGGCCGGGGTGATCCCTGCCCTGAAATATTTTGAGACCGGTGCGGTCCATTACCGGTATGCAGTGATGACCCCGGGACAGTATGCCTCAGACCTGTTCTCAGGATTGGCCCGTACCCTGGTCTCTGAAACCGCCCTGCCTGAATATGCCGGCACCGGCCAGAGTATT
Above is a window of Desulfotignum balticum DSM 7044 DNA encoding:
- a CDS encoding trypsin-like peptidase domain-containing protein, whose product is MKKCTNPNCNEELGQDIRVCPYCGQALDTGPDRIDDYHILEFVGETATGSLYRARQEDSGAEVMLRVYAGEMPFTEEQARRIDAELNAVNALSDDAMVRHVAFRQSEQGQWYRVSEWIETASWGDLESSRFFRNPHNRREQVDLLIRMATPLHLLHESGRVMPGFSFDDLLLIRRKDGAWSVKLDYKIGPILSATSLPARSARLERHPDIQTNRHWEKRSDIWTLGRLMLELLVGTDDFDDPCKLLDDIYHRFDPVVLHRKLSGLLRSMVEEDLSRRTSSMAVVLENLQAITDDDIAKWNRFSKDPLKQKKSAMILKRRIGFAASLITLLVISLFFYQRWQTQKETERLVAQKTGQVLELIQDHRLNVDTAVQKSLSQFMVSLEETLPENRMAALADQYRKSIALVLVAGHLEINGKKEISRFGTGTAFLVSSDGYLLTNRHVVLPWDEMTITREDQEYTLEELMEMVRNNGDTVRLVHDVYLWFDGDRAFRTLSTGDALEDIFVLSTAYHNHASAGQKQVQIMGITPEPTQMDRLVMALSRTPDHDDVAVLRVSSVPEGAVPIPLGRSGSRTPIRSGEPVFAMGFPYGHQTIQGNTAISRQTNGTVTRIFEHAIAFDADIHGGNSGGPVIDQQGFAVGIATAINLGLSSMGIALPIQQAHHLLDAIHAGEPQWTGMPFYAFLKDLDLARKAALSGDSQQAAQIMTSLLNRASHPELYLWAGILSADSGRLTPEAKALLRKSLAMNPDNAFIQYLFYRDDFLEGIPSEQRAFREALCALDWRNPYELMGFLVRILEEETDADHAVTMGDTPVDQAFLHWAAADMIKTKEHPGSPDHRRYLHTASRLAPPETHPGFLIHAEMHQPHMAASAGSQPSTAPPTAPGQIDLQSLMSQFQGAAVNKVPQGQSASPPAPEPGILFESAFKHTIKGEWTTALQAVDQYLATPRWENANTLGMGLLKCQLIALQQDNTLARAALQQFIGQTRDPWYRTLAEHLLKNRPAEEIQPKASTLEETLVLATALGLQSEALGNPEQAIRHYNDGLETGLMNWAELQLCLGRREALREGGQAMTD
- a CDS encoding toll/interleukin-1 receptor domain-containing protein, which translates into the protein MSHKTFFSFSSQDSFVPSLLSRIRAQALDVWVYADEGEEIPGGKRIDKYLHDRVRSSSLFIPVVSKNSMKSVYTRMEVACALACQADTGLRIIPLVETSAVEIDVWPDPFSELRSIRYHEFNGKPGQHPQLENAVARICQDIAIPYVGIIADTPRLPLMQRVENELEHRVPRDKERANTLYFRLQDAVRRCKAGLADSDYVRAAKAMEYFIAMAENEYEGLPFYYPYVVRAVCLIALGRLPESAEQLTLLRSHPEQEETVFGMLGYIRQVQGLYAEAASLYREALNRDPDDPAAATGVVVNELFAGERGGDMRKACHVIKTGHYLSDDDRDQAQEALALGLAGIGESEQAAEILYKRASDPRASSSTSINLANVLVDMERYTAARNVLIEALQKCPDDAQLARHAMRFLMDTGQNQEAVSIAQKATELMPDCLDVWFERLVVQRRADLAEAFSTAEHLAGMLPKDKNDYYYTGYANWVLGRYERASYDLERSGELEGFETFDKPSF